From one Paenibacillus sp. FSL K6-1330 genomic stretch:
- a CDS encoding VanW family protein, translating into MSALGLLFMLLQGDEPDNSDLMITQEGKVMASVSRSDHALDVFPLLDMDKYNQWVDALDRKTYMEARNARIGSNGQIIPGQNGHRLDRRKLLEQYYSYWYGTGGATVEAPRYPIYPKVDTELLASLRVKPIGYYVTYFNSNNKNRSHNIALAAQAIDSAVVFPGETFSFNQVVGIRTVDRGYKRAGVIVRGELSEGVGGGICQVSSTLYNAIDRAGLQIVKRYSHSRNVPYVLPGRDATVSWGGPDFVFQNAYNQPILIRAFGNGGRMTVAIYSSELIEYKPRNVPSISNVLPQETSDTNHNPVNGD; encoded by the coding sequence ATGTCAGCCCTTGGTCTATTGTTTATGCTCCTGCAAGGGGATGAACCGGATAACAGCGATTTAATGATAACGCAAGAAGGCAAAGTCATGGCAAGCGTGAGCCGAAGTGACCATGCGCTTGATGTTTTCCCATTGCTGGATATGGATAAATACAATCAATGGGTAGATGCGCTTGATCGGAAAACCTATATGGAAGCCCGGAACGCCCGGATTGGCAGCAATGGTCAAATCATTCCCGGGCAGAATGGTCATAGACTGGATCGACGCAAACTGCTGGAGCAATATTATTCCTATTGGTACGGCACTGGGGGTGCTACCGTCGAAGCCCCGAGGTATCCGATTTATCCGAAGGTGGATACGGAGCTTTTGGCCTCCCTTCGGGTGAAGCCGATAGGTTACTATGTCACCTATTTTAATTCCAACAACAAAAATCGTTCCCATAATATCGCGTTAGCCGCTCAGGCGATTGACAGTGCAGTCGTGTTTCCCGGAGAAACCTTCTCTTTTAATCAGGTGGTTGGCATTAGAACGGTGGACAGAGGGTACAAACGTGCTGGCGTTATTGTCAGAGGCGAATTATCGGAGGGGGTGGGGGGAGGGATCTGTCAGGTCTCTTCCACACTGTATAATGCTATTGACCGTGCAGGCTTGCAGATTGTAAAGCGATACTCTCACAGCCGGAACGTACCTTATGTGCTGCCGGGGCGCGATGCTACGGTGAGCTGGGGAGGACCTGATTTTGTTTTTCAGAACGCCTATAATCAGCCCATCCTCATCCGCGCATTCGGTAATGGGGGGAGAATGACCGTTGCCATCTACTCTTCTGAACTCATTGAATATAAGCCGCGTAATGTACCGAGCATATCCAACGTGCTGCCGCAGGAGACGAGTGACACCAATCATAATCCGGTTAACGGTGATTAA
- a CDS encoding cytochrome c oxidase assembly protein, giving the protein MSGGPASWTSWEWIMGGLIFALLILLYMVAAAISNRNYRNWPLHRYVCWVVGMLCIGLSLIGPLARLSTTNFMIHMLGHLLLGMLGPLLIAFSAPMTLLLRSTPVPLARRITRLLKSKPAQIVAHPAAATLLNIGGLWVLYTTGLFMAMHHSLLLYIVVHFHVFAAGYLFTVSLLYVDVAPHRLSFQTRAIILMIAMAGHGILSKYIYAYPPDGASSEQAELGGMLMYYGGDAIDLFLVYWLCMQWYKSVRPRPAASMLQTLD; this is encoded by the coding sequence ATGTCTGGAGGCCCTGCTTCGTGGACCTCATGGGAATGGATCATGGGTGGCTTAATCTTTGCGCTTCTCATTCTTCTATATATGGTTGCTGCTGCGATCTCCAATCGAAACTACCGAAATTGGCCGCTCCATCGTTATGTTTGTTGGGTTGTGGGAATGCTTTGCATTGGTTTGTCGCTGATTGGTCCGCTAGCGCGACTCTCCACTACGAACTTTATGATCCATATGCTTGGACATCTGCTGCTCGGAATGCTGGGGCCGCTGTTGATTGCATTCTCCGCACCGATGACGCTGCTCCTCAGGTCGACTCCAGTTCCTCTTGCCAGACGGATCACTCGTTTGCTGAAGAGCAAACCGGCCCAAATCGTTGCTCATCCGGCAGCAGCGACCTTGCTGAATATCGGTGGACTATGGGTTTTGTACACAACCGGCTTATTCATGGCCATGCACCATAGCCTTTTGCTGTATATCGTCGTGCATTTCCATGTTTTTGCAGCGGGGTATTTATTTACGGTTTCTTTGCTCTATGTGGATGTGGCTCCGCATCGTCTCAGCTTTCAGACTCGTGCGATCATCCTGATGATCGCCATGGCCGGGCATGGGATACTCTCCAAATACATATATGCCTATCCGCCAGACGGCGCCTCTTCGGAACAGGCCGAGCTGGGCGGAATGCTGATGTATTACGGCGGCGACGCGATTGATCTCTTTCTAGTGTATTGGCTGTGTATGCAATGGTATAAGTCAGTACGCCCGCGACCTGCTGCATCCATGCTCCAAACCTTGGATTAA
- a CDS encoding DUF2243 domain-containing protein, with product MKSAKTKENQSQRIRYSARNVWSGILFGLGLVGFIDEAVFHQLLHWHHFYDKSTSDIGLVSDGLFHAFSWFATIGSSFMLADLHRRHAFWLKRWIGGILLGGGAFQLYDGIIQHKWMRLHQIRYNVDIRPYDWVWNLIAVGMILVGIILIVRTQNRTLSREA from the coding sequence ATGAAGTCTGCTAAAACCAAAGAAAATCAATCTCAGCGCATAAGATACTCCGCGCGTAATGTATGGTCAGGAATTTTATTCGGATTAGGTCTGGTCGGTTTTATCGATGAGGCTGTGTTCCACCAATTGCTGCACTGGCATCATTTCTACGATAAGTCTACAAGCGATATTGGACTTGTCTCCGATGGACTGTTTCACGCGTTCAGCTGGTTCGCGACCATCGGCTCTTCGTTCATGCTTGCCGATCTGCACCGCCGGCATGCGTTCTGGTTGAAACGGTGGATTGGAGGTATCCTGCTTGGAGGCGGCGCCTTCCAGCTGTATGATGGTATTATTCAGCATAAATGGATGCGGCTGCATCAGATTCGTTATAACGTAGATATCCGTCCCTACGATTGGGTCTGGAACCTGATTGCTGTGGGCATGATCCTAGTTGGTATAATTCTCATCGTGCGAACTCAAAACCGAACTCTATCCAGGGAGGCCTGA
- a CDS encoding styrene monooxygenase/indole monooxygenase family protein, whose product MIDTTGKTGPLAPFPVETGLTPYQAPQRKCIVGYFTGVQPVEPEGISITVLPGSGEMFEIPAITDTGRATILFIEAVPEGILDVFKGIKNSSEFVARMANLIEEHLPPIYERIDMDRFALIDENAFLQTAMTPPKLIKHFMDIQ is encoded by the coding sequence ATCATCGACACAACGGGAAAGACCGGGCCGCTGGCACCCTTTCCTGTAGAAACGGGACTCACTCCCTACCAAGCTCCTCAGAGAAAATGCATCGTTGGTTATTTTACCGGAGTACAGCCCGTGGAGCCTGAAGGTATTTCCATTACAGTTCTTCCTGGGAGCGGTGAAATGTTCGAGATTCCCGCTATTACCGATACAGGTCGTGCCACCATCTTATTCATTGAAGCTGTGCCTGAGGGGATATTGGATGTTTTTAAAGGCATCAAGAACTCTTCCGAATTTGTGGCACGTATGGCGAATCTAATTGAAGAGCATTTGCCTCCTATATATGAACGAATCGATATGGATCGGTTTGCACTCATCGATGAGAACGCCTTCCTTCAAACCGCGATGACCCCACCAAAGCTTATAAAGCATTTCATGGACATCCAGTAA
- a CDS encoding cytochrome P450 gives MTNANESLKNALFTKEFTHNPYPVYEKLRQSDPILNLQFPDGRFGWLISNYEEAVEALKDVRFSKDVAKAMGQEQTSVFSTNMLFSDPPDHKRLRGLVQKGFTPQRIADMRDHIQEIADNLLDAVSSKETIDLIDEYAFKLPIIVISEILGVPTEDQDKFRIWSNSIIGASNQEMNEQVVQHMNEFIAYLKDWFAKVREQPGDDMISQLVIAENQGDRLSEQELYGVVTLMIIAGHETTVNLIGNGVLALLEHPEQRKLLQEQPELIHGAIEEMLRYNGPVEFSTSRFAAEDMDFHGVHMKKGDLVVIALNSANRDASQFEDPDIFDITREKSQHLAFGKGIHLCLGAPLARLEGEIAINTLLHRYPNFELQRDIDELEWRPGMIVRGVKEIPISLHA, from the coding sequence ATGACAAATGCGAACGAATCTCTGAAAAATGCATTGTTTACGAAGGAATTTACCCATAACCCTTATCCTGTATACGAGAAATTGAGGCAAAGCGATCCCATACTGAATCTGCAATTTCCCGATGGACGTTTCGGCTGGCTGATCAGCAATTACGAGGAAGCTGTTGAAGCGCTCAAGGATGTCCGATTTAGTAAAGACGTCGCTAAAGCAATGGGGCAGGAACAGACTAGCGTGTTCAGCACTAATATGCTGTTCTCCGATCCGCCGGATCACAAACGGCTTCGCGGATTAGTCCAAAAGGGCTTTACTCCGCAGCGAATTGCGGATATGCGGGACCATATTCAAGAGATCGCGGACAACCTGCTGGATGCTGTCTCCTCCAAAGAAACCATAGATCTCATTGATGAATATGCGTTCAAACTTCCTATTATCGTGATAAGTGAAATCCTTGGCGTGCCTACGGAGGACCAAGACAAGTTTCGGATATGGTCCAACTCCATCATCGGCGCTTCCAACCAGGAAATGAACGAGCAAGTCGTCCAGCATATGAATGAATTTATCGCTTATTTGAAGGATTGGTTTGCCAAGGTTCGCGAACAGCCGGGCGATGATATGATCAGTCAGCTTGTCATTGCCGAGAATCAGGGTGATCGCTTATCCGAACAGGAGTTATATGGCGTCGTCACCCTGATGATCATAGCCGGTCATGAAACGACGGTAAACCTGATCGGTAATGGTGTGCTTGCCTTATTGGAGCATCCCGAACAACGCAAGCTTCTGCAGGAACAACCCGAACTCATTCATGGTGCGATTGAGGAAATGCTTCGCTACAACGGTCCCGTTGAATTCAGCACCTCCCGCTTCGCGGCGGAGGATATGGATTTTCATGGTGTTCATATGAAGAAAGGCGACTTGGTTGTCATCGCTTTGAACTCCGCTAATCGCGATGCCTCACAATTTGAGGACCCGGATATCTTTGATATTACCCGGGAGAAGAGCCAGCATTTAGCCTTTGGCAAAGGGATTCATCTCTGCCTGGGAGCTCCCCTTGCCAGACTGGAGGGTGAAATCGCAATCAACACGCTGCTCCACCGCTACCCCAACTTTGAGCTGCAACGGGACATCGATGAGCTTGAATGGAGACCGGGTATGATTGTCCGCGGTGTAAAGGAAATTCCGATTTCACTTCATGCCTAA
- a CDS encoding helix-turn-helix domain-containing protein has translation MKSVSGEKAALLVRFFIPYAVILVGSLLVGWFAYGKTAGLIESETVRSTSAALQQIQEALDQRFAEIENMARQMSSESKVLSFQFEKEPFVGTGPYRLWDLEKSLFNYKLFNHFILDYYIAYRNSNMIVSPRKVYTADQYYRLQLRYDDQSLSEWKQALFGQYHYKTYAPGRSVVYEGKPYSVVSYMQSFGNKMSSGVVTVLINNMQIQDMLRKVDPEQEGFAYIADQNGNLISSIGLKEPDIVKALPKRGGYSHIQLGGQEMLVTQSTSKYNGWSYVSAQPKSVVLQKVNYIKQLTLTIFITALLLGFGIAGYFAYRSSRPFLKILQLLPSSSRDAKHVVSRNAVDYIGHSVSELIESHDTLKERLEEQIPMLRNVVVDRLLKGSFTSMQEIEAAMEHAQVQLRGSHHAVALLHIRGYQEPFMEEMLMELDIVKINLRDRLQALCGEEVLLHDFGENQLVLILSGTAVDNADFMTQMRANIRVIYEQLSGISDTGLYMAVGECQSSIAELYRSYGEARFVLHHAGWSEKAPILYHAEMETPAFSYYYPADEEMRLIQLVKAGNVDETQQLLLQIKEKNRSERQLPMAVEKLLAQELSGTLMKCCEPTGKDGSGRTEEMEAVIRALNPVLPPAEAMNILYAAFIRLCRKNEERKKSHNDHLTSRLLTYIERHYGESDLSLTALARETRTSEAYVSYFFKEQTGLNFSDYLEQLRMDEAKRELASSDRPVSDIAASVGYLSLNTFSRAFKRVNGISATEYRRLQRAEEHA, from the coding sequence GTGAAATCCGTTTCCGGGGAGAAAGCAGCGCTGCTGGTTCGATTTTTTATACCGTATGCTGTCATTTTGGTGGGCTCCCTATTGGTTGGATGGTTTGCTTATGGGAAGACTGCAGGTCTTATCGAAAGCGAGACGGTAAGAAGCACCTCCGCCGCTCTGCAGCAAATCCAGGAAGCGCTGGATCAGAGATTCGCTGAAATCGAGAACATGGCACGACAGATGTCGAGCGAATCGAAGGTGCTGTCTTTTCAATTTGAGAAAGAACCGTTTGTCGGAACAGGTCCTTACCGTCTATGGGATTTGGAAAAGAGTTTGTTTAATTACAAATTGTTCAATCATTTCATATTGGATTATTACATTGCTTACAGGAACAGCAACATGATCGTTTCACCTCGTAAGGTGTATACGGCGGACCAGTATTATCGTTTGCAGCTGCGCTATGACGACCAGTCATTAAGCGAGTGGAAGCAAGCTCTGTTTGGGCAGTATCATTATAAAACGTATGCCCCGGGCCGTTCGGTCGTGTATGAAGGCAAACCTTACTCGGTTGTCAGCTATATGCAATCCTTCGGGAATAAAATGAGCAGCGGGGTTGTTACTGTACTGATTAACAACATGCAGATTCAGGACATGCTTCGCAAAGTCGATCCGGAACAAGAGGGTTTTGCCTACATAGCGGATCAGAACGGCAACTTGATCAGTTCCATAGGTTTGAAAGAACCGGATATTGTGAAAGCGCTTCCCAAACGAGGGGGCTACTCCCATATCCAATTGGGCGGACAGGAAATGCTGGTGACGCAATCCACGTCCAAATACAATGGCTGGAGCTATGTATCCGCTCAACCGAAATCCGTGGTGCTGCAAAAGGTGAATTATATTAAACAGCTGACATTGACGATCTTTATTACAGCTCTTCTGCTGGGGTTTGGGATCGCCGGTTATTTTGCATATCGAAGCAGCAGACCATTCCTTAAGATCCTCCAGCTTCTGCCGTCATCCTCACGGGATGCAAAACATGTGGTTTCTCGTAACGCGGTTGATTATATCGGACATTCCGTGTCCGAGCTGATTGAAAGTCATGATACGCTAAAGGAACGGTTGGAAGAGCAGATTCCGATGCTGCGAAATGTCGTGGTTGACAGGCTTCTGAAGGGTAGCTTCACGTCGATGCAGGAGATAGAGGCTGCCATGGAACACGCACAAGTCCAGCTTCGGGGATCTCACCATGCGGTTGCGCTTCTTCATATTCGGGGATATCAGGAGCCGTTTATGGAAGAGATGCTGATGGAGCTCGATATTGTAAAAATCAACCTCCGCGACCGGCTTCAAGCATTATGCGGGGAGGAGGTGCTGCTGCATGATTTTGGTGAAAACCAATTGGTCCTGATCCTGTCGGGAACGGCAGTAGATAATGCGGATTTTATGACACAGATGCGAGCGAATATACGGGTAATTTACGAGCAATTGAGCGGAATCTCAGATACAGGCCTGTATATGGCTGTAGGCGAGTGCCAGTCCAGCATTGCTGAGTTATACCGTTCCTACGGGGAGGCCAGGTTTGTGCTTCATCATGCAGGATGGAGCGAGAAGGCTCCTATCTTATATCATGCTGAGATGGAAACGCCGGCCTTCTCCTATTATTACCCGGCCGATGAAGAGATGAGGTTGATCCAGCTTGTAAAGGCAGGCAATGTGGATGAGACGCAGCAGTTGCTGCTGCAGATCAAGGAGAAGAACAGGTCGGAGCGGCAATTGCCGATGGCCGTGGAGAAGCTCCTTGCCCAGGAACTTAGCGGTACCTTAATGAAATGCTGCGAACCCACAGGGAAAGATGGAAGCGGCAGAACGGAGGAAATGGAAGCCGTCATCCGAGCATTAAATCCGGTTCTGCCCCCAGCCGAAGCCATGAACATACTCTATGCTGCTTTTATTCGGCTCTGTCGGAAAAACGAGGAGAGGAAGAAGAGCCATAATGACCATTTAACGAGCCGACTGCTTACCTATATCGAGAGGCACTATGGGGAAAGTGATTTGAGTTTAACCGCGCTCGCCCGGGAAACACGCACCTCTGAGGCTTATGTATCTTACTTCTTTAAGGAGCAAACAGGCTTGAATTTCTCGGACTATCTGGAGCAACTCCGAATGGATGAGGCGAAGCGGGAATTGGCGTCAAGCGACAGGCCGGTAAGTGACATTGCTGCTTCTGTTGGCTATCTCTCACTCAACACCTTCAGCCGTGCGTTTAAACGGGTAAACGGCATTAGCGCGACCGAGTATAGACGTCTTCAACGCGCAGAAGAACATGCTTAA